GCAATTGGTCTAGAAAAGGCTATACCTGGCAAAACAGCAACTAATAGGGCATATTCGCGAAGCCTCAGAAACCACAATGCTAAGAGCACAAAGAACAAGCTGTAAGTATCTGCATACCCAAATTGAAACAGCGGAGATAATGGGTTAAAGGCAAATAACAAAACACACAGCATAGCCCTGTCTCGGGAAAACAGACTCCTCTGCAAGAGATACATAACGATACAGGTAAGGAAGCCAAATATCAGAGAGATTGCAACTGCAGCCTTTTGAAAGCCCAGGCCAAACAGGAACATAACAAGCTTTACCGCAATTGGATACCCAGGGAGAAAGGCCCATGCATTTTGTCCCACATAACCAAACGCATTAGTCGGCAAGACCTTTGGGTATCCAAAATAAACAATTGACTCGTACCACCTTGCATCCCATATATTTGCAAAGGCAAAATAGTCCGGGTTATGCGAGATTGCAAAAGTTGGCTGCTGATTCGTGGAAACAATCAACACCAAAATCGTGGTTACTATTCTCGAGGCGATATATATTCCAAGAATGGTAACAACCCAATGGCCGTTCCAAAAACGAAGAAATACCCTCTTGGTAAATTGCGCAATAATACAGGCAAAGCGCAGGAGACACCGCGGAGTAAAAAGAGAGAAGCGAGACGACACCGTCTTAAAAGACAATTGGCGGCTAAACACTATCCGATGACTTTGGCAACTGGGCAATTATTGGATGATCAAAATCAACAGGTCCAAGCTTGGCCGCGCCGCCGGGAGAGCCTATTTCATCAAAAAACTCAACATTAGCGCGGTAGTACTCTCCCCACTCCTCAGGGAGATCATCCTCGTAGTATATCGCCTCAACCGGACAAACAGGCTCACATGCACCGCAGTCAACGCACTCATCCGGGTTTATATAAAGTGACCGGCCACCCTCGTATATGCAGTCA
The sequence above is a segment of the Tropheryma whipplei str. Twist genome. Coding sequences within it:
- the fdxA gene encoding ferredoxin, coding for MTYVIAFPCVDLKDRACIDECPVDCIYEGGRSLYINPDECVDCGACEPVCPVEAIYYEDDLPEEWGEYYRANVEFFDEIGSPGGAAKLGPVDFDHPIIAQLPKSSDSV